A stretch of the Prochlorococcus marinus str. MIT 0918 genome encodes the following:
- the clpP gene encoding ATP-dependent Clp endopeptidase proteolytic subunit ClpP: MIPIVVEETGGGERAFDIYSRLLRERIIFLGEPVTNESANRIVAQLLFLEAEDPDKDIFLYINSPGGSVYDGFGIFDTMQHVKPDVHTVCVGLAASMGAFLLSAGAKGKRSSLLHSRIMIHQPLGGARGQATDIRIQADEILFLKNRINNELSDRTGQPLSKIAEDTDRDFYMSPSEAIKYGLIDKVFNKKPVEII; encoded by the coding sequence ATGATTCCTATTGTAGTTGAGGAGACAGGAGGTGGTGAAAGAGCCTTTGATATATATTCCAGATTATTGAGAGAGAGAATAATTTTCCTTGGCGAACCTGTAACTAATGAGTCTGCCAATAGAATTGTTGCTCAACTACTTTTTTTAGAGGCTGAAGATCCTGATAAAGATATCTTTTTATATATAAATTCCCCTGGAGGCTCTGTTTATGATGGATTTGGTATTTTCGATACTATGCAGCATGTAAAACCTGATGTGCATACAGTTTGTGTTGGTTTAGCAGCTAGCATGGGAGCATTTTTGCTTTCAGCTGGGGCAAAAGGTAAGAGAAGCAGTCTTTTACATTCGAGGATAATGATTCATCAACCTCTTGGAGGAGCTAGAGGTCAAGCAACAGATATACGTATACAGGCAGATGAAATACTATTTCTCAAAAATAGAATTAATAATGAATTATCAGATAGGACAGGCCAACCTCTTTCTAAGATAGCTGAAGATACAGATAGAGATTTTTATATGTCTCCTTCAGAAGCGATTAAATATGGTTTAATCGATAAAGTATTCAATAAGAAACCAGTTGAAATAATATAA
- the psb29 gene encoding photosystem II biogenesis protein Psp29 gives MVERKTISESKSRFHKDFPYVIPSIYRKVVDEYLVEINLISNQKEFKQDGIFSYGLLSSFKKFTIGYEPTNHIDKVLEALCNSCDISYVNTIELSSKINSIKSKLNLEEITELLKNNSKEGNQANDLDKLIMKDSYYSRLHSIGIYEFILNNYGSNMSTNQITEKSIMFGKSIGFKEEKIKKDLTQYQNNIKRIEEAIELIKITSKEQKEKKMR, from the coding sequence TTGGTAGAACGTAAAACCATTTCCGAAAGCAAATCTAGATTTCATAAGGATTTTCCTTATGTAATTCCATCTATTTATAGAAAAGTAGTAGATGAATATTTGGTTGAAATTAATCTAATTAGTAATCAAAAAGAGTTTAAACAAGATGGAATTTTCTCCTATGGGCTTTTATCATCATTTAAAAAATTTACTATTGGATATGAACCCACAAATCATATTGACAAAGTCCTTGAAGCATTGTGCAATTCATGTGATATAAGTTACGTCAATACTATTGAGCTATCATCAAAGATTAATTCTATTAAATCAAAGTTAAATTTAGAAGAAATAACAGAACTATTAAAGAATAACTCAAAAGAAGGTAATCAAGCAAATGATTTAGACAAGTTAATAATGAAAGATTCTTACTATTCTAGGTTGCACTCAATAGGTATTTATGAATTTATACTTAATAATTATGGAAGTAATATGTCTACTAATCAAATAACAGAAAAATCTATAATGTTTGGAAAGTCTATAGGTTTTAAAGAAGAAAAGATAAAAAAAGACTTAACTCAATATCAAAATAATATAAAAAGGATTGAAGAAGCAATAGAATTAATTAAGATAACATCCAAAGAACAGAAAGAAAAGAAAATGAGATAG
- the petN gene encoding cytochrome b6-f complex subunit PetN, producing MLFTFAWASLAAIFTFSIAMVVWGRNGDGSIDI from the coding sequence ATGCTTTTTACTTTTGCATGGGCTTCTTTAGCCGCCATATTTACTTTTTCTATAGCAATGGTTGTATGGGGGAGAAATGGTGATGGCTCAATCGATATCTAA
- a CDS encoding DUF2103 domain-containing protein yields MARIVKTHSTYLEGLLKVLEKISQEGSIKTIIPGEIKRIEGHKEKLELKVFRKTISGYMVKARKGRSLQEVYIITNIKKKDVERIISQAIN; encoded by the coding sequence ATGGCAAGAATAGTAAAAACTCATAGTACTTATTTAGAAGGTCTACTTAAGGTTTTGGAAAAGATTAGTCAAGAGGGTAGTATAAAAACAATTATTCCTGGTGAGATAAAAAGAATAGAAGGACATAAAGAGAAATTAGAGCTAAAAGTTTTTCGAAAGACTATTAGTGGTTATATGGTTAAAGCCAGAAAAGGGAGGAGCTTACAGGAAGTATATATTATTACAAATATTAAAAAGAAAGATGTAGAAAGAATTATAAGTCAAGCTATTAATTGA
- a CDS encoding alpha-2-macroglobulin gives MKILKFFPITIGILCISSGCQLINSKNSLETIKIDGLKIEKSNIETIEISISCNKDNIQKYLQKGWSIQSSESSEVPCSWKTAKSSKDCNLKKDKGCKITVPDMMGEKIDYILEKKINSRNSK, from the coding sequence ATGAAGATACTAAAATTTTTTCCTATAACCATAGGAATATTATGTATATCATCTGGTTGTCAATTAATAAATAGCAAGAATTCACTAGAGACTATAAAAATAGATGGATTAAAAATAGAAAAATCTAATATAGAAACAATTGAGATTTCGATAAGCTGTAATAAAGATAATATACAAAAATACCTGCAAAAAGGTTGGTCTATACAATCATCAGAATCATCTGAGGTTCCATGTAGTTGGAAAACTGCTAAATCATCTAAAGACTGTAATCTTAAAAAAGATAAAGGGTGTAAAATTACAGTTCCAGATATGATGGGAGAAAAAATAGATTATATTCTGGAGAAAAAAATTAATAGTAGGAATAGTAAATAA
- a CDS encoding thioredoxin family protein: MELSIIKFSSDDCGTCHRMSHYDSKVVKELGLNFIDVVMQDVVQYRKYRKILISKYPNKEGMGWPTYLLVSNADSDFNIIGEIKGGMSKGDFRTKLKSLSEKIV, encoded by the coding sequence ATGGAATTATCTATTATTAAATTTAGTTCAGATGACTGTGGTACATGTCATAGGATGTCTCATTACGATTCTAAAGTTGTAAAAGAACTAGGCTTGAATTTTATAGATGTAGTAATGCAAGATGTAGTTCAATATAGAAAATACAGAAAAATCTTAATATCTAAATATCCTAATAAGGAAGGTATGGGATGGCCAACTTACTTACTTGTATCAAATGCAGATTCAGATTTTAATATAATAGGAGAAATAAAGGGTGGTATGTCCAAAGGTGATTTTCGCACAAAGTTGAAATCATTATCTGAAAAAATTGTTTAA
- a CDS encoding DUF4335 domain-containing protein yields the protein MKNSFNYSKGIANIDIDGLPDFSISQDSNSISIILSWKLNLIGLATLEGKKEHLIDLLYVIKSYSNKFIYDRDILTSVSTEYVSITYSKDYHNLKLVSSKKDVKPLSLKLDDADFIDLTLCLDKIYDDSRLLINWKTNNFKLKKTNNLLISNKNESSLASILLGTFLVLISSISFINLSKIDLSEPIIYDTNKESLFID from the coding sequence ATGAAAAACTCATTTAATTATTCTAAAGGCATAGCAAATATAGATATAGATGGATTACCTGATTTCTCAATAAGTCAGGATTCTAACTCTATATCGATCATTCTTTCCTGGAAATTAAATCTGATAGGGTTAGCAACATTGGAAGGAAAAAAAGAACATCTTATAGATTTATTGTATGTTATCAAATCTTATTCTAATAAGTTTATTTATGATAGGGATATTTTAACTTCTGTTTCTACAGAATATGTTTCTATAACATATTCTAAAGATTATCATAATCTTAAATTAGTTAGTAGTAAAAAAGATGTAAAGCCTCTTTCACTTAAGTTAGATGATGCTGATTTTATTGATTTAACACTTTGCCTAGATAAAATATATGATGATAGTAGATTATTAATCAATTGGAAAACAAACAATTTTAAATTGAAAAAAACTAATAATTTATTAATATCAAATAAGAATGAATCGAGTTTAGCTTCTATCTTATTAGGTACCTTTTTAGTCTTAATTTCATCCATTTCATTTATTAACCTATCAAAAATCGATTTATCAGAACCAATTATATACGATACCAATAAAGAATCATTGTTTATTGATTAG
- a CDS encoding DUF3038 domain-containing protein, whose translation MDPNKDFSINTSTARKAIEKLDMLLLCIESIDVNASQEFLVVSEQLHLKKYFPNYVIFWKSRCHNPMRKATTNEKLSLASFEALIVLISSMSERYSSKIRELISSRTPSSFHNSNWEAFSVRFSQLISERMNIRREAVQNYLRKINESNQFCKDLVITLALSSGKSGVKRLRTSVLNIF comes from the coding sequence ATGGATCCTAACAAAGACTTTTCTATAAATACCTCAACAGCTAGGAAAGCTATAGAAAAGCTAGACATGCTTCTTTTATGCATAGAAAGTATCGATGTAAATGCCTCACAAGAATTCCTAGTTGTTTCAGAGCAACTTCATCTTAAAAAATATTTTCCTAATTATGTAATCTTTTGGAAGTCTCGTTGTCATAATCCCATGAGAAAAGCAACAACGAATGAAAAGCTATCATTAGCATCTTTTGAAGCCTTAATTGTTCTAATTTCTTCAATGTCAGAACGTTATTCATCTAAGATTAGGGAACTTATATCCTCTCGAACACCATCATCATTTCATAATTCAAATTGGGAAGCATTTAGTGTTAGATTTTCCCAACTTATTTCAGAACGTATGAATATTAGAAGAGAAGCTGTTCAGAACTATTTAAGAAAGATTAATGAATCTAATCAATTTTGTAAGGATCTTGTTATTACCTTAGCCTTGTCATCTGGTAAATCCGGTGTTAAAAGATTGCGTACAAGTGTCTTAAATATATTTTAA
- a CDS encoding DUF2949 domain-containing protein, with product MILTSHNEPPISKEMMEFLNKEFELSDNAINLAIRQSKYEAAPLPIILLTYGLISLDKYQKLLEWVDINH from the coding sequence ATGATATTAACTAGTCATAATGAACCACCTATTTCAAAGGAGATGATGGAGTTTCTCAACAAAGAATTTGAACTTTCTGATAATGCCATTAACCTTGCCATAAGACAATCTAAATATGAAGCAGCCCCATTGCCAATTATATTGCTAACATATGGTCTTATAAGTTTAGACAAATATCAGAAGCTTTTGGAGTGGGTTGATATTAATCATTAG
- a CDS encoding FAD-dependent monooxygenase: MKRIAKLKVIGAGPTGCLTAIALAHNKYDVTLTDLLSEEQLLKRDRVYAITHSSRRFFEKNHIWNDLNSIMKPFKRLIIEDSFLNNKITLDRNDLKKCNYSSKDLGWIIDHKDLMGYLFEKIKRNQNIKLLLQSDLNDNFNSFDYYLAADGVSSSSRKKWNIKRMRIPYNQSCITFKALLRSINTNVAYEILRPDGPMAILPINSDLYQIVLTAPSNKCHKLLSLSSADFLDKIAITLPPSIEIDCLYNQPQCFPQELSIAYSLNRGNNFLIGESAHSIHPIGGQGLNLSIRDIGAIIELLNNSREPNSFRLKEYTIFILSRYIDILMISFITDSLIRIFSNKSLLLIPFRRFAFTILNKSSFFRIIILSLMTDGAIFK, translated from the coding sequence ATGAAAAGAATTGCTAAGCTAAAGGTTATAGGGGCAGGACCAACTGGTTGTTTAACAGCCATTGCATTGGCACATAATAAATATGATGTCACATTGACCGATCTTCTATCTGAAGAACAATTGTTAAAAAGAGATAGGGTTTATGCTATTACTCACTCTTCTAGAAGGTTTTTTGAGAAAAATCATATTTGGAATGATTTGAATTCTATTATGAAACCTTTTAAAAGATTAATAATTGAAGATTCTTTTTTAAATAATAAAATAACTCTAGACAGAAATGATTTAAAGAAATGCAATTATTCAAGCAAAGATCTTGGTTGGATTATAGATCATAAAGATTTAATGGGATATTTATTCGAAAAAATTAAAAGAAATCAAAATATTAAATTGTTATTACAAAGTGATCTTAACGACAACTTTAATTCTTTTGATTATTATCTAGCTGCAGATGGGGTATCATCTTCATCCAGGAAAAAGTGGAATATTAAAAGGATGAGGATCCCTTATAATCAATCATGCATTACATTCAAAGCCTTATTACGTTCAATTAATACTAATGTAGCTTATGAAATACTTAGGCCTGATGGTCCTATGGCAATACTACCAATCAATTCAGATCTCTATCAAATAGTATTGACAGCCCCATCTAATAAATGTCATAAATTATTATCATTGTCATCAGCTGATTTTTTAGATAAGATAGCAATTACACTTCCCCCCTCTATAGAAATAGATTGTTTATATAATCAGCCTCAATGTTTTCCTCAAGAATTATCAATTGCATATTCATTAAATAGAGGAAATAATTTTCTTATAGGAGAATCAGCCCACTCTATTCATCCAATAGGTGGACAAGGATTGAATCTTTCAATAAGAGATATAGGAGCAATTATTGAGCTACTAAATAATTCTAGAGAACCTAATTCTTTTAGATTAAAAGAATATACTATTTTCATATTATCAAGATACATTGATATCTTAATGATTAGTTTTATCACAGATTCCCTTATAAGAATTTTCTCTAATAAATCATTACTACTAATACCCTTCAGAAGATTTGCGTTTACTATCTTAAATAAGTCAAGCTTCTTTAGAATTATTATACTATCGTTGATGACAGATGGTGCTATATTTAAATAA